ACTCGATGACCAGGGAGGAGCGCGCCCGCCCCAAGATCATCAACGGGCAGCGGCGCCGTCGCATCGCAATGGGCTCTGGACGCAGCGTCCAGGAGGTCAACCAGCTCATCAAGCAGTGGGGCGAGATGAACAAGATGATGGGCAAGATGCGCGGGCTGGCGGCCCAGGGCGGCGGCAAGAAGGGGCGTCGCGCCATGCAGCAGATGATGCGCAACATGGGCGGCGGCCAGGGGCTGCCGTTCTAGCCCCCCTCTCCGGGTTTGGGATCTCCTTCCCGACGGAAATATGATTGGATCTTACGTAATCCCAGCTCCTGTGGCTGGGATTACCTCTTCCTCGGGCGATCGCTCGAAATAACGGACCCAAACCGTAGCGAGGGCTTGGGTCCGGAGGCGGCGGGTCGCGTGCCGGGTCTAGTGGTGTACCACCACGACGTCGCCGACCTTGACGAGGCCATAGAGCGACTCGGCCTTGTCAAGCGGGAGGTTCACGCAGCCGTGACTGCCGTTCCACTGGTAGATGCTGCCGCCGAAGCTCGAGCGAGCGGAGTCGTGCAGGGCGACCAAGTTGTTGATGAACGGCATCCAGTACGAGACCGGGGTCTCGTAGTCGGGCTCGCCGTCTTCGTCCCAGTCGAGGCCGATGAGGACGGTGTTGCGCGTCATGTTGCCGTTGATCGTGTACACGCCGTCGGGCGTGCCCCAGCCCTGGGAGGGCTGGCCGCTGACGCAGGCGGACTCCCACACGAGCGAGCCGTCGTCCCCGTACATGCGGACGTACTGCTCGGAGATGTCGATGTCGATGTAGCGCGCACCCCAGTCGCGCCCTCCGGCGTCCGGGACGACCTGGCCGCGCTCGTCGAAGGGCACCTCGACGGCCTGCGGCTCCCCGGCGCTCACGGCCGCGACCAGGGCGTCGGCGATCCCCGACTCGCTGACCTTCCAGCCGTAGGTACCGCCCGAGACGCTCACCTGCTTCCCGTCGGCGCGCGTGTAGGTGCGCTCGGCCCCGACGGTGTTGAGTCGGTCGACGCTCTGGGTCGCCCAGCTTGCGACGGCGTCGGAGTTGAGCGACACGGTGAGGTCGTCGGCGACGCTCACCCAGCCGGCGATGACGTCTGCGGTGAGCTCGGCCGCCGTCTCGCCGTCGAGCGTGAGCGTGGACCCCGCCGCACCGAGGAAGGCGTTCGCGGCGTCGCATGCGTCGTGCAGGGCGTCGTCCGAGTCGGCGAGCTGGTCCGCCCCTATCGCGATCTCCGCGTCCCTGGCGGTGAAGCCCTGGGAGAGCGCCTCGACCAGCGCGTCATCGTCGAGGTACTGGGGCAGGACCGAGGCGTCGAGTCCAAACGACCCCGCCTCCGCGTCAAAGACGACCGCCTTGCCGCCGAGGCTCGCCGCGGTCTCCTGCGCGGCGTCCTCGAGGGGCTCGAACAGGGCGAGGAGCGCCTCGCGGTCAAAGACGACCGCGCTCGTGGCGCTCACGGTGCGCGACCCCTGGGAGAGCCCGAGCGGCCAGGTCCAGGGGCTGGTGGCGGCGATCGCCTCTCTGGCGTAGGCCTCGCCGTCATAGGCGAGGCCGATCTGGTCGGCAGAAATCGTGAGGTCGACGCCGTCACCGGTGACGTGGGCCTGGTACCCCGCGAACGCGTCGGCCTTCTCCTCGGCCACCTCGCTGGCGCGCCTGAGCGAGACGTCGGCGCCGTCGAGCGTGGTTCCCGGCATGAAGAAGAGGTGGAAGTAGACGACGCCGCCAAGGTAGGCGAGAAGGGCCGCGGCGAGCAGCGCGATCGTTGCTATCAGCGCCCGACGGCCTCCCTTGGTCTTCGGGGCGGGCATGTTCATATGATCTGCCATGGGAGCACCTGGCTTTTCTCGTTCCAGTCGATGTTTGCGTTCCTTATCGTAACCTAGGGTGTGCGCGCATGTCGCGGGGTATCGGTGAGTTTACGGGAGGATTATGTCCCATCTGGTGTTTGTGAGCGACCTGTCCGACGGGCGTCTCGACGTCTACGCGAGGCTGACCGACCGTCAGCTGAGGTCGGCCGTCGAGGAGGCAGGCGGCGTGTTCGTGGCGGAGTCGCATCTCGTGGTCGAGGTCGCGCTCGACTGCGGCGCGCGACCCGTCTCGTTTCTCGTCGACGAGCGAGACCTCGCCTCGAGCGAGAAGATCCTGGCGCGGGCCCCGGATGACGTCCCGGCGTACGTGCTGCCCCACGAGCAGGTCGCGCGTCTGACGGGCTTTCGCCTCACCCGGGGGCTGCTCTGCGCGATGTCGCGCCCGGCGCCACGCCCGGTCGAGGAGGTCGTGCGCGGGGCGCGCCACGTCGCCGTGCTGGAGGACCTCGTCGACGTGACCAACGTTGGCGCCATCTTCAGGAACGCGGCCGCCCTCGGGGCGGATGCCGTCGTGCTCTCGCCCCGCTGCGCCGACCCGCTCTCCCGGCGCGCCGTGCGCGTCTCGATGGGCTGCGTCCTCAAGCTCCCCTGGGCGCGCGCCGAGGAGGGGCAGTGGCCCGACGGGACGCTCTCGCTCCTGCGCGAGCTCGGCTTCTCCTGCCTCGCGCTCGCCCTGCGGCCCGACGCCGTGCCGCTGGACGAGGCACCGCGCCTGTGCGGCGAGCACCGCGCGCTGGTCTTCGGCAGCGAGGGCCCCGGCCTCCGCCGCGCCACCCTCGACGCCTGCGAGCGCTCCGTCGTCATACCGATGGCACGTGGCGTGGACTCCCTCAACGTGGCCGCGAGCTCGGCGGTCGCGTTCTGGCAGCTCTTCAGGTAGGGTCGGCGCGGCGGCGCGGGCGCGGGCCTACTGCGCGGGCGCGGGCATCTTGGGGGCGAAGCCGTCGTCGCGGGTGAGGATGTTCATGAACTCCTCGCCGGTGATCGTCTCCTTCTTCTGGAGGTAGTGGGCGATCTCATGCAGCTTGAAGCGGTTCTCGCGCAGGGTGGTGAGCGCCGTCTGGTGCCCCTCCTCCACGAGCGCCTGTACCTCGGCGTCGATCTCCTGCGCCGTGCCCTCCGAGCACGTGAGCTGCTGGCCGCCGCCGAGGTAGCGGCTCGCGGGCTGCCCGAGCTGCACCATGCCGAAGCGGTCCGACATGCCGTACTGGGTGACCATGGCGCGCGCGAGCTGCGTCGCCTTCTCGATGTCGTTCGAGGCACCCGTGGTCATCTCGCCGAAGATCAGCTCCTCCGCCGCGCGCCCGCCGCACAGCACCGCGATCTTGTCCTTGGCCTCCTGGCGCGTGGTGAGGAAGTGCTCGTCCTCCTCGACCTGCATCGTGAAGCCGAGCGCGCCAGAGGTGCGCGGCACGATCGTGATCTTGGAGACGGGGGCCGAGCCCTTCTGCATTGCCGCGACGATGGCGTGCCCGGTCTCGTGGTAGGAGACGACCTCCTTCTCGTGCGGGGAGAGGACCGTGGACTTCTTCTTCTCGCCGGCGATCACCACGTCGACGGACTCGAGCAGGTCCTCCTGCGTCACGCGGCGACGCCCGAAGCGCACGGCGCGCAGCGCGGCCTCGTTGATGATGTTGGCGAGGTCGGCGCCGGAGGCGCCCGGCGTGGAGCGCGCGATGACGCCGAGGTCGATGCCCGGCTCCATCTTGACGTCGTCGGCATGGATCTTGAGGATCGCCTCGCGCCCGGTGAGGTCGGGCAGCTCGACCGGAATGCGTCGGTCGAAGCGGCCGGGTCGCAGCAGCGCCTGGTCGAGCGTCTCGGGGCGGTTGGTGGCGGCGAGCACCACGATGCCCTTGTGGTTGTCGAAGCCGTCCATCTCGGAGAGCAGCTGGTTCAGGGTCTGCTCGCGCTCGTCGTTGGAGGACAGCGACGTGTCGCGGCGCTTGCCCACGGCGTCGATCTCGTCGATGAAGATGATGCAGGGGGCCTTCTCGTTGGCCTGCTTGAAGAGGTCGCGCACCTTTGCGGCGCCGCGGCCGACGAACATCTCGACGAACGCCGAGCCCGCGATCTGGAAGAACGTGACGCCCGCCTCGCCGGCGACGGCCTTGGCGAGCAGCGTCTTGCCCGTGCCCGGGGGGCCCACCAGGAGGGCGCCGCGCGGGCAGCGCGCGCCGATCTCGGTGTACTTGTCGGGGTTCTTGAGGAAGCTCACGATCTCCTCGAGCGACTCCTTCGCCTCGTCCTGGCCGGCCACGTCCTTGAAGGTGACGCCGGTCTCCTCGCCCTTGATTTCCTTGGCGTTTGACTTGCCGAGGCCGCCACCCCCGAAACCGCCGCCGAAGTTCATCGACGGGCCGTCGTCGCCCATGGCCTTCTTCATGCGGCGATTGAGCCACCAGCCGATGCCGAGGAAGATGAGGATCGGCAGGCCGTAGGAGACGAGCAGCATGAGCCACAGGTCGCCGGAGGTGTCCTGGATCTCCGAGACCATCTGGACGTCGTGCTCCTCGAGCAGCTGCGCGGTGGACTCCTCCGTTCCGTTGTAGAGCACCGTCGAGTAGAGCTTCTGATGGTCGCCCTCGCCGGTCGCGAAGCTCACCTCGGGGTTGCCG
Above is a genomic segment from Olsenella timonensis containing:
- a CDS encoding L,D-transpeptidase family protein; this encodes MADHMNMPAPKTKGGRRALIATIALLAAALLAYLGGVVYFHLFFMPGTTLDGADVSLRRASEVAEEKADAFAGYQAHVTGDGVDLTISADQIGLAYDGEAYAREAIAATSPWTWPLGLSQGSRTVSATSAVVFDREALLALFEPLEDAAQETAASLGGKAVVFDAEAGSFGLDASVLPQYLDDDALVEALSQGFTARDAEIAIGADQLADSDDALHDACDAANAFLGAAGSTLTLDGETAAELTADVIAGWVSVADDLTVSLNSDAVASWATQSVDRLNTVGAERTYTRADGKQVSVSGGTYGWKVSESGIADALVAAVSAGEPQAVEVPFDERGQVVPDAGGRDWGARYIDIDISEQYVRMYGDDGSLVWESACVSGQPSQGWGTPDGVYTINGNMTRNTVLIGLDWDEDGEPDYETPVSYWMPFINNLVALHDSARSSFGGSIYQWNGSHGCVNLPLDKAESLYGLVKVGDVVVVHH
- the ftsH gene encoding ATP-dependent zinc metalloprotease FtsH, whose amino-acid sequence is MDMNENKRRRSMLLYILIAIVAYLAISQTLYPNLRATQVESVTYSEFVDMVENDEVTQATSVYGNPEVSFATGEGDHQKLYSTVLYNGTEESTAQLLEEHDVQMVSEIQDTSGDLWLMLLVSYGLPILIFLGIGWWLNRRMKKAMGDDGPSMNFGGGFGGGGLGKSNAKEIKGEETGVTFKDVAGQDEAKESLEEIVSFLKNPDKYTEIGARCPRGALLVGPPGTGKTLLAKAVAGEAGVTFFQIAGSAFVEMFVGRGAAKVRDLFKQANEKAPCIIFIDEIDAVGKRRDTSLSSNDEREQTLNQLLSEMDGFDNHKGIVVLAATNRPETLDQALLRPGRFDRRIPVELPDLTGREAILKIHADDVKMEPGIDLGVIARSTPGASGADLANIINEAALRAVRFGRRRVTQEDLLESVDVVIAGEKKKSTVLSPHEKEVVSYHETGHAIVAAMQKGSAPVSKITIVPRTSGALGFTMQVEEDEHFLTTRQEAKDKIAVLCGGRAAEELIFGEMTTGASNDIEKATQLARAMVTQYGMSDRFGMVQLGQPASRYLGGGQQLTCSEGTAQEIDAEVQALVEEGHQTALTTLRENRFKLHEIAHYLQKKETITGEEFMNILTRDDGFAPKMPAPAQ
- a CDS encoding RNA methyltransferase encodes the protein MSHLVFVSDLSDGRLDVYARLTDRQLRSAVEEAGGVFVAESHLVVEVALDCGARPVSFLVDERDLASSEKILARAPDDVPAYVLPHEQVARLTGFRLTRGLLCAMSRPAPRPVEEVVRGARHVAVLEDLVDVTNVGAIFRNAAALGADAVVLSPRCADPLSRRAVRVSMGCVLKLPWARAEEGQWPDGTLSLLRELGFSCLALALRPDAVPLDEAPRLCGEHRALVFGSEGPGLRRATLDACERSVVIPMARGVDSLNVAASSAVAFWQLFR